One part of the Xylocopa sonorina isolate GNS202 chromosome 10, iyXylSono1_principal, whole genome shotgun sequence genome encodes these proteins:
- the Wnk gene encoding wnk kinase isoform X3 has translation MPRCCNENKAVSSVGTSQKHNTEDILLTQSRSFSIKNQLELEEDSPIVEKSHRRVRCDLSPVPISTSTNLNINLLSIKGNRNTHQDQVGTGPGGYREREKEVKKRAAIGNTVRGFLSSGHNRQDRYETNRQRSSGGTDLSSICPKLVASGGSSNQSRISLALGHLASQEGGGPLPVVTTQRIHNHTHNHKRQRKLSIVSQAGTSGHSSGDRKTSNISRSSTTTCKKQVRTQKSDHNADSLSITSNGIASSSPSSKKKVLPSSRISEKSSPRNLNSPSLDHENERSFSDAEEAITATDNVFNVPGSSSIPSTPISRLKSRKSNEDETSLECNISEEGADSSQNPPDKKISLDSSEEKASTSEYSESSKTSGVTRKISANSIEEEISTQNRQKILSASSISTKFANSESKTAKSKSKYVTEKMIEQQNNKNLKETNMEKNVDTNTPTEMSMSTAANKNNEKTKRKTSSEGLKAKNTTENEDSAKISTKDATNNKNDARQGEEVVKSSRFVTSKVSEEIVDTEVKDIEAQREVEKEMTIYDEDDNGTSISDIVAAQALHESLSKLGKVPPLDTEEMEDVKNTNTKNETEMVKEEKEKEVTQEETVEGFIGPLLDENFKADEKLTQKTMGMDEVRNLLMKVKVQTVEDDDDEEKAIGISPDGRFLKFEEEIGRGSFKTVYRGLDTQTGVAVAWCELQEKKLNKTERLRFREEAEMLKGLQHPNIVRFYDYWEVTLTRRKYIVLVTELMTSGTLKTYLRRFKKINPKVVKSWCRQILKGLSFLHSRSPPIIHRDLKCDNIFITGTTGSVKIGDLGLATLKNRSFAKSVIGTPEFMAPEMYEEHYDESVDVYAFGMCMLEMATSEYPYSECTGPAQIYKRVVSGVKPQSYDKVDNPEVREIIEMCIRLKKEERPLVKDLLNHEFFADDVGLKLEMVSRDSAVADAELSRVEFRLRVLDPKKRTNKHKENEAIQFDFDIQTDNAEEVASEMAKSSLILEEDVKAVAKMLKSQITTLLREREERKAKEEKERLDREADNVNTTNENLLQQQLLLQQIQLQQQQQQQQMQSNMGIQMQGQVQMQLQQNQIPLQQQQQMQNAAQQSQQHNLQPQQVQLVQQQPLMQQQTSVVQPQQAQQMQQIPQQQVQYQQQQYQQQLQQQYQQQQFSQHVSQNLTATSSQCSTPQSVQAQPQFPQVTQQIQQQQHLHQQQQYIQLNQMNMPQQMGHQMQQQMQPQIQILSQPQHMHQQMSQPSQVQFSQPQMQHVQQVHPHSVTSSVQNQQYYQQSATGSSGYNTQPMYQQNISQQMYHSYTSSNSSGHVEIVSSSQPTTQIYSHPNIPQSTAPPTSQPYIQQQSGQVQVSVPSSINIQSTTSATHIQSTATSTIPNVQNASTLISNGGHQTQPQQNVLVQMQYTQNSNVSTSVPISSGISVQSTTTSQHQQHFVSNAEQCSSTTDRSSLSKQDTMDSIQSLPADAPANIQDQGNASNLTNASATLQAAVPNEGVTQENAENVASSERSRVKRSGTKRKKPGIKLTVLSVSSSEGQSMTVECQLDTSKQKTVTFKFDRDDMVPTDIANNLVAENLLPQSQCETFVELIEDIVKQLRLDPTRALPLVAHGPPDQSAGGSPVTSRRPRDRDHSLDTAKQVRHGSLTRQSSHRSSYKVHRRHRSRDETSNTSTPTKLLPIDQILSHITGTTSTDKQQNVQTPDSQMGLENTSAEASRRSSTSTQNTDTLTPTNLPSDPTDPTQETIVSAAPADTALDAVKDETIKSHQSSTTYTQSQVHDPAVNQTNEKPKEFAATDATEREKETSKEAQPDASAAEVAMLTAPVPTRKISRFLVSPVVEQKVVTNEEGSSTVESTDKSNVLTTQSSLLSQTSTTEEGQAKHDDLEVNVSEAQVGVSEIPTAETVIHNPPCVTEQVENVQTVQPIQQTVAPQSTVQGQTIPPTLQQMQQNVNAAQSSQHNVIVQGSTISYQSPQQMQPMPQNVAMPQNVAMPQNVAVSQKDVQTHISMSGVNLQGQYQTHPMQCNVLLQQQQVTVQQNLTQMHIQPEHQHQGQQMQAQRPPLQQFHPQQIPQQHQQYVILSGPISQLQPSSMIDERNRRISNISTASNMSTDSQISETASITDDKKQPVIVPTSSMPQMQHVQFISQQDGSNITPLSQTVLEPIQQLQTAPQNMNVPTNVSVPASVPVHQAVTTEVAPKVILKTKEVSSTLPDLAQNLANILSNPKSKSATPHCLTNHEPSQAVNAAGTTILDYKPTLQSEQYFQPIQPEASQIQTQTQLPHNYQQNIMQQGIPQTFQISQQPHQTQIPLQQTMQLNAIHQIDPQLQMQQNFQGVTVHALGSQGKWITPTNQNVVQQNVPIRHVQQTQQQLQQTIHAPQHVIQDTVNVDGSTPSDQSQFHLRLPDQQLAGKVSEMETQEGSNLVGRASSEYPLLPENEISSHDLTPEHTIVESVDPALLTQNQILQQQQQQQQQQQQQHRKLSQQNSLDKVSDTSIGMSVPSGTGPQTIADLHQKLVQLTSQPSEALNVGTPPISYPATPHNHQIIGGYDTYMHSLQQKLVNIGMPVSTAHGIGPLSPQTTIQSATTLVDSNVTTSVEGSILAQDSSIHQLALSQTHVDCSLDSPTPGGGPVGSETMSPSKESIKVRTQRPGSRLQELEQELAKIHHRGSILSTASPQPVTPPVPVASSVQTQPSLQPTQNLLTTAPPVTTVLVATVAPSVITPRSDTNTPVQAESQEILPEVSTTQPVRKISRFVVSKVAGPPSNAAVPSQQHTDMSKNQMEDSKVYHADDAQGAPAQIIHSREGSVPPAQVTQTISVPAVEQSEKDERFWTLTPSEEYQLLIKKQTMELETLQRRHREELERFQQHQLQLLIQQQQQASALHQHHHQHHPMLYHTVTTSIAGQTRLPGTEDYLMFNTTPQTPLQKAPSNYPDTDETLRLAMQKLKQTPLQLQPQQAAPGIPHAYVIPIPVVPSETMQNMPAQQSSSYTNEIAESLDSTHPIISSTQYQFTPIIPDGTNIAVSTGSLVTPIPISSSTGSGSYIQYHENQTLPNFQTFSCTPHSGIFLPAGYRLVYAPTGGTSQSQPATPATPQIGNSHDGTPPTEPLHTANVDNSTAPLSYTDQ, from the exons ATGCCGAGATGCTGCAATGAAAACAAGGCAGTGAGTTCGGTTGGCACCAGTCAGAAACATAATACAGAGGATATTTTGTTAACGCAGAGCCGTTCTTTTTCAATAAAAAATCAATTGGAATTAGAGGAAGATTCACCTATTGTTGAAAAATCACACAGAAGAGTAAGGTGTGATTTAAGTCCAGTTCCAATAAGCACAAGTACTAatttgaatataaaccttttaaGTATTAAG ggaaatagaaatactcatCAAGATCAGGTAGGCACTGGACCTGGTGGATACAGAGAACGGGAGAAAGAAGTCAAAAAGAGAGCAGCTATAGGCAATACAGTGCGTGGATTCCTCTCATCTGGCCACAACAGGCAGGACAG GTATGAGACAAATAGGCAACGATCTTCAGGCGGAACTGACCTGTCAAGCATATGTCCAAAGCTGGTGGCCAGTGGAGGTAGCAGTAACCAGAGTAGGATCAGTTTGGCATTGGGCCACTTAGCCTCTCAGGAAGGAGGAGGTCCTTTGCCAGTTGTAACTACTCAAAGGATTCATAATCACACACACAATCATAAACGCCAAAGAAAATTGTCTATTGTTTCACAAGCTGGCACTAGCGGCCACAGTTCTGGAGATCGAAAG ACATCAAATATAAGCCGTTCTTCTACAACGACCTGTAAAAAACAAGTGCGAACACAAAAGAGTGATCATAATGCAGATTCATTATCCATAACTAGTAACGGTATTGCAAGTAGTTCACCCTCTTCTAAAAAGAAAGTTTTACCTTCGTCACGAATTTCTGAAAAGTCGTCTCCTCGGAATCTCAATTCGCCGTCTTTAGATCATGAAAATGAACGCAGTTTTAGTGATGCAGAAGAAGCTATTACAGCAACGGATAATGTGTTCAATGTACCAG GATCCAGTTCTATACCATCAACACCAATTAGTCGATTAAAATCAAGAAAATCGAACGAAGATGAAACAAGTTTGGAATGTAATATTAGTGAGGAAGGTGCTGATTCGTCACAGAATCCAccagacaaaaaaatatcattaGATTCCAGTGAAGAAAAAGCATCAACGTCAGAATATTCCGAATCTTCTAAAACTTCAGGTGTTACGAGAAAAATATCGGCAAATAGTATTGAAGAAGAAATAAGCACGCAAAATAGACAAAAGATACTTTCCGCTTCTTCTATAAGTACAAAATTCGCCAATAGCGAAAGCAAAACTGCAAAATCCAAGAGCAAATATGTTACAGAAAAAATGATTGAACAACAGAATAATAAAAATTTGAAGGAAACAAATATGGAAAAGAATGTAGACACAAATACACCAACAGAAATGTCCATGAGTACAGCAGCtaataaaaataatgaaaaaacaAAACGGAAAACATCTAGTGAGGGTTTGAAAGCTAAAAATACTACAGAGAACGAAGACTCGGCTAAAATTTCTACGAAAGATGCGACTAATAACAAAAACGATGCACGACAGGGTGAGGAAGTGGTGAAGAGTTCCAGATTTGTAACATCTAAGGTATCAGAGGAAATTGTGGACACTGAGGTTAAAGATATAGAAGCGCAAAGGGAAGTCGAAAAAGAAATGACCATATACGACGAAGATGATAACGGTACCAGTATCAGCGATATTGTTGCTGCACAGGCGCTTCACGAATCTCTAAGTAAATTAGGCAAAGTACCACCTTTAGATACAGAAGAAATGGAGGATGTTAAAAATACAAATACAAAGAATGAGACCGAAATGGTAAAAgaggaaaaggaaaaggaagTCACGCAAGAAGAAACAGTGGAAGGGTTTATTGGTCCTTTGCTAGATGAAAATTTTAAGGCAGATGAAAAATTAACACAAAAAACAATGGGTATGGATGAAGTACGAAATttattgatgaaagtcaaagtGCAAACCGTCGAAGATGACGATGACGAGGAAAAAGCTATAGGTATATCACCGGACGGTAGATTTTTAAAATTTGAGGAAGAAATCGGTAGAGGCAGCTTTAAGACTGTATATAGAGGTCTAGATACGCAAACTGGTGTAGCTGTTGCTTGGTGCGAGTTACAG GAGAAAAAACTAAATAAAACGGAAAGATTAAGGTTTAGGGAAGAGGCAGAAATGTTAAAAGGATTGCAGCACCCTAACATTGTTAGATTTTATGATTATTGGGAAGTTACACTTACACGTAGAAAATATATTGTGCTAGTCACTGAACTTATGACTTCAGGAACATTAAAAAC ATACTTAAGACGCTTTAAAAAGATTAATCCGAAAGTAGTAAAATCCTGGTGTCGACAAATTTTAAAAGGTCTTAGCTTTTTACATTCGAGGTCACCACCAATTATTCATCGCGATTTGAAGTGTGACAATATTTTTATTACTGGTACAACGGGAAGTGTAAAAATTGGCGATTTAGGTCTTGCCACTCTTAAAAATCGAAGCTTTGCAAAAAGCGTTATCGGAACTCCTGAATTTATGGCTCCAGAGATGTATGAAGAACATTATGATGAATCCGTGGACGTCTATGCGTTTGGGATGTGCATGCTTGAAATGGCTACAAGTGAATATCCATATTCGGAATGCACTGGACCAGCACAAATATATAAACGCGTAGTATCG GGCGTAAAACCACAGAGCTACGATAAGGTGGATAATCCTGAAGTACGGGAGATTATAGAAATGTGTATTCGTTTGAAAAAAGAAGAACGGCCTTTGGTTAAAGATCTTTTAAATCATGAATTTTTCGCGGACGATGTTGGATTAAAATTGGAAATGGTTTCGAGAGATTCAGCTGTAGCCGATGCTGAATTATCACGTGTCGAATTCAGGCTACGAGTGTTGGATCCTAAGAAACGTACCAACAAGCATAAAGAGAATGAAGCGATACAATTTGACTTCGATATACAAACTGATAACGCGGAAGAGGTGGCCTCGGAAATGGCTAAATCTAGCCTTATACTCGAAGAAGATGTTAAGGCAGTTGCAAAGATGTTAAAATCGCAAATCACTACTTTGTTACGGGAAAGAGAAGAACGCAAAGCCAAAGAAGAAAAGGAACGTCTTGATCGCGAAGCGGATAATGTTAATACAACTAACGAGAATCTATTACAGCAACAATTACTGCTACAACAAATACAAttgcaacaacaacagcaacagcaacagatGCAATCTAACATGGGCATTCAAATGCAAGGTCAAGTACAAATGCAGTTACAACAAAACCAAATACCTttgcaacaacaacagcaaatGCAAAATGCTGCGCAACAATCTCAACAACACAATCTACAACCGCAACAAGTCCAATTGGTTCAGCAACAACCGTTAATGCAGCAGCAAACATCCGTTGTGCAACCACAACAAGCACAGCAGATGCAACAAATACCTCAGCAGCAGGTGCAGTATCAACAACAGCAATACCAACAACAGTTGCAACAACAGTATCAACAGCAGCAATTTTCCCAGCACGTTTCACAAAATTTAACCGCTACTTCTTCACAATGTTCAACTCCTCAGTCTGTGCAGGCTCAACCACAATTTCCTCAAGTGACTCAACAAATACAACAGCAGCAACATTTGCACCAACAACAACAATATATACAATTAAATCAGATGAATATGCCGCAACAGATGGGTCACCAAATGCAACAACAAATGCAACCACAGATACAAATTTTATCGCAACCACAGCACATGCATCAACAGATGTCGCAACCTTCACAAGTGCAATTCTCTCAACCACAAATGCAGCATGTTCAACAAGTGCATCCGCATTCAGTTACCTCGTCTGTTCAAAATCAGCAATACTATCAGCAAAGCGCAACGGGAAGCTCCGGATACAATACGCAGCCTATGTACCAACAAAATATATCTCAGCAAATGTATCATTCATATACTAGCTCAAATTCCTCCGGTCATGTAGAAATTGTATCGTCTAGCCAGCCTACGACTCAAATATATTCTCATCCGAACATCCCCCAGAGTACGGCACCTCCAACTTCGCAGCCTTACATTCAACAACAATCAGGACAGGTTCAAGTATCCGTACCATCCAGCATAAATATTCAGAGCACGACATCAGCTACTCATATACAAAGTACAGCGACTTCGACGATCCCAAATGTGCAAAATGCGTCTACGTTAATATCGAATGGTGGACATCAGACACAGCCTCAGCAAAATGTCTTAGTTCAGATGCAATATACGCAAAATTCGAATGTTTCTACTTCCGTACCCATATCATCTGGTATTTCCGTGCAATCGACAACGACGTCACAGCATCAGCAACATTTTGTCTCAAATGCAGAGCAGTGTTCGTCGACTACGGACAGATCATCTCTGTCCAAACAGGATACGATGGATTCCATACAATCCTTGCCAGCAGATGCACCAGCTAACATTCAAGATCAAGGGAATGCATCTAATTTGACTAATGCAAGCGCTACGTTGCAGGCAGCAGTGCCAAACGAAGG AGTAACTCAAGAGAATGCTGAAAATGTAGCCTCATCAGAAAGGTCTAGAGTGAAAAGATCAGGTACAAAACGCAAAAAGCCTGGTATTAAATTGACAGTTTTGTCTGTAAGCAGCAGCGAGGGACAGTCGATGACAGTTGAATGTCAATTAGACACAAGCAAACAGAAAACTGTAACGTTCAAATTTGACAGAGACGACATGGTACCCACTGACATTGCTAATAATTTA GTTGCTGAAAATTTATTGCCACAGTCTCAATGCGAAACATTTGTCGAGTTGATAGAAGATATCGTTAAACAATTGCGTTTAGACCCAACACGAGCTTTACCTTTGGTAGCACATGGCCCGCCAGACCAATCAGCCGGTGGTAGTCCGGTTACAAGTCGTCGACCCAGAGATCGTGACCACAGTCTTGATACAGCTAAG CAGGTGAGACATGGCTCGCTAACTCGTCAAAGCAGCCACCGATCGTCGTACAAAGTCCATCGTAGACACCGTTCG AGAGACGAAACTTCCAATACATCCACGCCAACGAAATTGCTACCGATTGACCAAATTCTTTCTCATATTACGGGCACCACCTCCACTGATAAACAACAGAATGTGCAAACACCTGATAGCCAAATGGGTCTCGAAAATACGTCGGCCGAAGCATCCAGGAGATCGTCAACCTCTACACAAAATACAGACACGTTAACACCAACAAATTTACCGAGCGATCCTACTGATCCAACACAAGAAACTATAGTTTCCGCAGCACCTGCAGACACAGCTTTGGACGCTGTGAAAGATGAAACTATCAAATCTCATCAATCTTCTACAACGTACACACAAAGTCAAGTGCACGATCCAGCGGTTAATCAAACAAATGAGAAGCCTAAAGAATTTGCGGCTACTGATGCAACGGAACGAGAGAAGGAGACGAGTAAAGAGGCACAACCTGATGCTTCAGCCGCAGAGGTGGCCATGTTAACGGCACCAGTTCCAACACGAAAAATCTCTCGTTTCTTAGTTAGTCCTGTAGTTGAACAAAAAGTCGTTACAAATGAAGAAGGATCTAGCACCGTAGAAAGTACTGATAAGTCGAACGTGTTAACAACACAGTCAAGTTTATTATCGCAAACAAGTACGACTGAGGAAGGACAGGCCAAACATGACGATTTAGAAGTAAATGTTTCAGAAGCGCAAGTTGGAGTGTCTGAAATACCTACTGCGGAAACGGTGATACATAATCCTCCATGCGTCACGGAACAAGTGGAGAATGTTCAAACAGTGCAACCGATACAGCAAACAGTTGCTCCTCAAAGTACCGTGCAGGGACAAACGATCCCACCCACATTACAACAAATGCAGCAGAACGTTAATGCTGCGCAGTCTAGTCAACACAATGTAATAGTTCAAGGATCCACGATATCATACCAATCACCGCAACAAATGCAACCGATGCCCCAAAATGTAGCTATGCCTCAAAACGTGGCTATGCCCCAAAACGTAGCTGTTTCGCAAAAAGATGTACAAACCCACATTTCCATGAGCGGAGTCAATTTGCAAGGACAATATCAAACTCACCCTATGCAGTGTAACGTTCTATTACAACAACAACAAGTCACCGTACAACAAAATTTAACACAGATGCATATTCAGCCGGAACATCAGCATCAGGGGCAACAAATGCAAGCTCAACGACCACCATTGCAACAATTTCATCCTCAGCAAATACCGCAACAACATCAACAATATGTAATACTTTCTGGACCTATTTCACAATTGCAGCCGAGTTCAATGATCGATGAAAGAAATCGCAGGATTTCTAATATCTCCACGGCATCGAACATGTCGACGGATTCACAAATTTCAGAAACTGCTAGTATCACAGACGACAAGAAACAACCTGTGATTGTACCAACTTCATCAATGCCTCAAATGCAACACGTACAATTTATTTCTCAACAAGACGGATCGAACATTACTCCTTTATCACAAACTGTTCTTGAACCAATTCAACAACTTCAAACGGCTCCTCAAAATATGAATGTACCAACAAATGTATCTGTACCTGCTTCTGTTCCTGTTCATCAAGCTGTTACTACAGAAGTTGCCCCCAAAGTTATACTCAAAACTAAAGAGGTTTCATCAACGCTTCCAGATTTAGCGCAGAATCTTGCAAATATACTTTCGAACCCAAAATCAAAATCTGCAACGCCTCATTGCTTAACCAATCACGAGCCAAGTCAGGCTGTGAACGCTGCAGGGACTACAATACTCGACTACAAACCTACCCTCCAGTCCGAACAGTATTTTCAACCAATTCAACCGGAAGCAAGTCAAATACAAACGCAAACACAATTACCTCATAATTATCAGCAGAATATAATGCAACAGGGTATtccgcaaacatttcaaattagCCAGCAGCCTCATCAAACTCAAATACCTTTACAACAAACGATGCAATTAAACGCAATTCATCAGATCGATCCTCAATTGCAAATGCAACAAAATTTTCAAGGAGTAACAGTTCACGCGTTGGGCTCGCAGGGTAAATGGATTACCCCTACGAATCAGAATGTTGTACAACAGAATGTACCGATCAGGCATGTTCAGCAAACTCAACAACAATTGCAACAAACTATCCATGCCCCGCAACACGTTATACAAGATACTGTAAACGTGGACGGCTCTACCCCTTCCGATCAGTCTCAGTTTCACTTAAGACTTCCCGATCAACAACTAGCTGGGAAAGTGTCAGAAATGGAAACTCAGGAAGGATCCAATTTGGTGGG GCGTGCGAGTTCCGAGTATCCTTTGTTACCAGAGAATGAGATCTCTAGCCATGATTTAACTCCTGAACACACGATCGTTGAGTCTGTAGATCCAGCATTGTTAACACAAAACCAAATAttacaacaacagcaacaacaacagcaacaacaacagcagcaacatcGAAAGCTTAGCCAACAGAACTCTTTGGATAAAGTCTCGGATACGTCTATTGGAATGAGCGTCCCGAGTGGAACAGGTCCACAAACAATAGCAGATCTCCATCAGAAGCTTGTACAATTAACCAGTCAACCGTCCGAAGCACTCAACGTAGGCACACCACCTATAAGTTACCCAGCTACCCCTCATAATCATCAGATAATAGGAGGatacgacacttacatgcacTCGTTACAACAGAAGCTTGTCAATATTGGAATGCCAGTTTCAACTGCACATGGCATA GGTCCATTGTCACCGCAGACAACGATACAGTCTGCTACAACCTTGGTTGATTCGAACGTTACAACAAGTGTCGAAGGTTCTATTCTAGCTCAGGACAGTTCAATTCATCAGCTTGCACTTTCACAAACT CACGTAGACTGCTCTCTCGATAGTCCTACACCTGGAGGAGGTCCCGTAGGCTCCGAAACTATGAGTCCCAGTAAAGAAAGTATAAAAGTTAGAACCCAGAGGCCGGGATCTCGTCTTCAGGAATTGGAACAAGAACTAGCAAAGATTCATCATAGAGGCTCGATTTTATCAACAGCTTCTCCACAACCTGTAACGCCGCCTGTTCCCGTCGCCAGTTCTGTTCAAACGCAACCATCGTTACAACCAACTCAAAATCTATTGACTACTGCTCCACCTGTGACTACTGTACTTGTCGCTACTGTTGCTCCCAGTGTCATCACACCGCGTTCCGACACCAACACTCCAGTGCAAGCTGAATCCCAAGAAATTCTCCCCGAG GTTAGTACAACACAACCTGTTAGAAAAATATCAAGATTCGTGGTTTCCAAGGTCGCAGGTCCGCCTAGTAATGCTGCTGTTCCGAGTCAACAACATACTGATATGTCGAAAAATCAAATGGAGGATTCGAAGGTCTATCATGCAGATGATGCACAGG GTGCGCCAGCGCAAATAATTCACAGTCGTGAAGGTTCTGTTCCACCTGCGCAAGTAACTCAAACCATTAGCGTCCCTGCTGTCGAA CAATCAGAAAAAGATGAAAGATTTTGGACTCTAACGCCAAGCGAAGAATATCAACTGCTCATAAAAAA GCAAACTATGGAGTTGGAGACACTACAAAGAAGACACCGAGAAGAATTGGAAAGATTCCAGCAGCATCAATTGCAGCTATTAattcaacaacaacaacaagcaAGCGCGCTTCATCAGCATCACCATCAACATCATCCAATGCTTTATCATACTGTTACAACTAGTATAGCAG GACAAACTAGACTTCCAGGTACTGAAGATTATTTAATGTTTAACACAACGCCCCAAACACCATTACAAAAAGCCCCAAGCAATTATCCAGATACCGACGAAACGTTGCGATTAGCTATGCAAAAACTGAAGCAAACCCCTTTGCAACTACAACCACAGCAAGCGGCACCTGGAATACCACACGCTTATGTTATTCCAATTCCAGTAGTGCCTTCTGAAACTATGCAAAACATGCCCGCTCAACAATCCAGTAGTTACACGAACGAAATAGCAGAATCTCTTGATTCAACGCATCCAATCATAAGTTCGACCCAGTACCAGTTCACACCTATAATACCAGATGGGACAAATATCGCGGTGTCTACCGGATCGTTGGTCACGCCTATACCAATATCAAGTTCGACGGGTAGCGGAAGTTACATTCAGTACCATGAAAATCAAACATTGCCAAACTTCCAAACGTTCAGTTGTACACCACACAGCGGTATCTTTTTACCGGCTGGTTACCGGCTAGTATACGCTCCTACTGGTGGAACGTCGCAATCTCAACCGGCTACACCAGCCACTCCGCAAATAGGGAATTCTCACGATGGTACACCGCCTACGGAACCGTTACACACCGCGAACGTTGACAATTCAACGGCTCCACTTTCCTATACCGATCAATAA